One segment of Methylotuvimicrobium sp. KM2 DNA contains the following:
- a CDS encoding EAL domain-containing protein, producing MMAKTGSYRILMVEDDPGDANLVRQALRASRDVHFEIIWSTTLTEAKRLLQDRSLDVVLLDLTLPDSSGLDTVDAVRQVAGILPLIVLTGNDDSQFALRTLDSGAQDYLVKGRFETDGLVRAIRYAISRVRLEQRLAETGMHLRTLINALPDIVCFKDGEGRWLEANDYDLKLFGLEHVDYRGKKDSELAVYQDFYKEAFLACEASDEKAWQAGVMSRVEEEIPRPDGSSRTFEILKIPLFHEDGRRKGLVVVGRDINERKQAEARHRLSTRVFETAGEAIMVTDPDANIIAVNPAFTRITGYTEAEVQGKNPRLLNSGRYSKLFWASMWRSLRNKGEWAGEIWNRRKNGEMFLEWETISAVRDERGNVTQYIAVFADLSEIRRAQEAAEKLAWRDPLTGLGNRALFLKELEQTLISIDRKGRCAGVLLLNLDRFKDINEARGLAIGDELLKTVATRLFDTLSDDDLLARLDSDEFAVLLTRQSPTQEAFGREALALAEKLRAELRGGFEVDGELLHLDAAVGIALCSEGSGETAIDILRQADMAMHRAKTEGGGRVVFFETAMGDAVKERFKLEGELRTAIAEGQLKLYLQPQVDSDGVQVGAESLVRWQHPERGLIMPGVFIPLAEATDLIVALDRWMLGSVCRILAELDGEGRSIRLSVNISPRHFERSDFVAEIKRQLTLSGADPTHLVLEVTEGLMIGNLEDVVAKMTTLSTMGIHFSMDDFGTGYSSLAYLKRLPIHEIKIDKSFIQDAPTDPNDAALVETILAVAEHLSLQAVAEGVETQAQSDFLKARGRVIYQGYLYGKPEPAETWLQRLRDQ from the coding sequence ATGATGGCAAAAACCGGGTCTTATCGAATATTAATGGTGGAAGACGATCCCGGCGATGCTAATTTGGTCCGTCAGGCTTTACGTGCGTCTCGGGACGTCCATTTCGAAATTATTTGGTCGACAACCTTGACCGAAGCGAAGCGTCTGTTGCAGGACCGTTCGCTCGATGTGGTTTTGCTCGATTTGACCTTGCCCGATTCGAGTGGGCTCGATACCGTAGATGCGGTTCGTCAAGTCGCCGGAATTTTGCCATTGATTGTCTTGACCGGTAATGACGATAGTCAATTCGCATTGCGCACATTGGATAGCGGAGCCCAGGACTATTTAGTCAAAGGTCGTTTCGAAACTGACGGATTGGTGCGCGCGATTCGTTATGCGATTAGTCGCGTCCGCCTTGAGCAACGTTTGGCTGAAACCGGCATGCATTTGCGGACGTTAATCAATGCGCTGCCGGATATCGTTTGCTTTAAGGATGGCGAAGGGCGTTGGCTCGAAGCGAACGATTACGATTTGAAATTGTTCGGTTTGGAGCATGTCGATTATCGAGGAAAAAAAGACTCAGAGTTAGCGGTTTACCAAGACTTTTACAAGGAGGCTTTTTTGGCCTGTGAAGCCAGCGACGAAAAAGCCTGGCAAGCCGGAGTTATGAGCAGAGTTGAAGAAGAAATTCCTCGTCCCGACGGATCTTCGCGCACGTTTGAGATTCTTAAGATTCCCTTGTTTCATGAAGATGGTCGCCGCAAAGGCTTAGTCGTGGTTGGACGCGATATTAACGAGCGTAAACAAGCCGAGGCGCGTCATAGACTTTCCACGCGTGTCTTTGAAACGGCCGGTGAAGCGATCATGGTGACTGATCCCGATGCAAACATTATTGCTGTTAATCCGGCCTTTACGCGCATTACCGGTTATACCGAAGCCGAAGTGCAAGGAAAAAACCCACGCCTGTTAAACTCCGGGCGATATAGTAAATTGTTTTGGGCTTCGATGTGGCGATCATTGCGGAATAAAGGAGAATGGGCCGGCGAAATCTGGAATCGACGCAAGAACGGAGAGATGTTTCTGGAATGGGAAACGATCAGTGCGGTTAGGGATGAACGAGGGAACGTGACGCAATATATCGCCGTATTTGCGGATCTAAGCGAAATCAGGCGTGCGCAAGAGGCGGCCGAAAAATTGGCGTGGCGCGACCCGTTGACCGGTCTAGGCAACCGTGCTCTGTTCTTGAAGGAATTGGAACAAACCTTAATTAGCATAGATCGGAAAGGGCGATGCGCCGGCGTGCTTTTATTAAATCTTGACCGTTTTAAGGATATTAATGAAGCTCGCGGACTGGCGATCGGCGATGAATTGCTTAAAACCGTCGCTACCCGTTTGTTTGATACATTGAGTGATGATGATTTATTGGCAAGGTTGGATTCCGACGAGTTTGCCGTTTTACTGACGCGCCAATCGCCTACGCAAGAAGCATTCGGACGAGAAGCGTTAGCGCTGGCGGAAAAATTGCGAGCCGAATTGCGAGGTGGGTTCGAGGTCGACGGTGAGCTATTGCATCTCGATGCTGCGGTCGGAATCGCACTGTGTTCCGAAGGAAGCGGTGAAACAGCAATCGATATATTACGTCAGGCCGATATGGCCATGCATCGCGCCAAAACCGAAGGCGGAGGACGTGTTGTGTTCTTCGAAACTGCGATGGGGGATGCGGTCAAGGAACGTTTCAAGCTCGAAGGCGAATTGCGTACGGCGATCGCCGAAGGGCAACTCAAACTTTATTTGCAGCCACAGGTCGATAGCGACGGTGTCCAGGTTGGAGCGGAGTCTCTGGTGCGTTGGCAGCATCCCGAACGAGGCTTGATCATGCCCGGAGTATTTATTCCGCTGGCCGAAGCCACCGATTTGATAGTAGCGCTCGATCGCTGGATGCTCGGTTCGGTTTGCAGGATATTGGCCGAACTCGATGGCGAAGGCCGTTCGATTCGGCTTTCGGTAAATATTAGTCCGAGGCATTTCGAACGTTCGGATTTCGTGGCGGAAATAAAACGGCAATTGACGCTGAGCGGTGCCGATCCGACGCATTTGGTTCTGGAAGTGACCGAAGGGTTGATGATCGGTAATCTCGAAGATGTCGTGGCTAAAATGACTACATTGTCGACGATGGGCATTCATTTTTCGATGGATGATTTCGGCACCGGTTATTCGAGCTTGGCTTATTTAAAACGCTTGCCGATACATGAAATAAAAATCGATAAAAGTTTCATACAAGATGCTCCGACCGACCCTAACGATGCCGCATTGGTCGAAACCATTTTAGCGGTCGCGGAACATTTGAGTTTACAGGCAGTGGCTGAAGGGGTGGAAACTCAAGCGCAGAGCGACTTTTTGAAAGCTCGCGGCAGAGTGATTTATCAAGGGTACCTATACGGTAAACCCGAGCCGGCGGAAACTTGGTTGCAACGCTTGAGAGATCAGTAA
- a CDS encoding GGDEF domain-containing protein, with protein MPFRTDYDYSTEENIQFMHRIVKLMMRHKITPTPINYAVFYEYTASYNDNLKAAVDQLIAENDPFDMETGLALYKKHICHAALVSFDKINQDIQRIINHTEKSVNETQQKASEASDSFEEKSIRLESITNLEELKTVLTEIAGETKSLIDTSDHFKTQLEAANQEMEQLRKELSKVKEAATVDALTGLLNRGTFDETLTNLLEESSDKDICLTLLDLDHFKQVNDKFGHLIGDNVLKFTASLLKKYSEKHHYVARYGGEELAIIMPDTSLSTAQDIAEKIRTSLQNSKLKRKNSNESIGTITLSIGIAARKQSDTMESLILRADQALYKAKKTGRNKVICEWAMDGIGHC; from the coding sequence ATGCCGTTTAGAACCGATTACGACTACTCCACCGAAGAAAACATTCAATTTATGCATCGCATCGTTAAACTCATGATGCGGCATAAAATCACCCCAACCCCAATCAATTATGCCGTATTTTACGAATATACAGCGAGTTACAATGACAACCTCAAGGCCGCTGTCGATCAACTCATTGCCGAAAATGATCCTTTCGATATGGAGACCGGCCTAGCTTTATATAAAAAACATATCTGTCATGCGGCACTGGTATCGTTCGACAAAATCAATCAAGATATACAAAGGATCATTAATCATACCGAAAAATCGGTTAATGAAACCCAGCAAAAAGCATCCGAAGCCAGCGATAGTTTCGAGGAAAAATCGATACGCCTGGAAAGCATAACGAATTTGGAAGAATTGAAAACCGTGCTGACCGAAATTGCCGGTGAAACAAAGAGTTTAATTGACACCAGCGATCATTTTAAGACACAACTGGAAGCCGCTAATCAAGAAATGGAGCAGCTGCGCAAGGAACTTTCAAAAGTCAAGGAAGCGGCGACCGTCGATGCTCTTACCGGACTATTGAATCGCGGAACATTTGATGAAACGCTAACCAACCTCCTCGAGGAATCGAGCGACAAAGACATTTGCCTCACACTATTGGATCTGGACCACTTTAAGCAGGTCAATGATAAATTCGGACATTTAATCGGCGACAATGTGTTGAAATTCACCGCATCGCTACTGAAAAAGTATAGCGAAAAACATCATTATGTTGCTCGTTACGGGGGTGAGGAACTGGCCATCATCATGCCCGACACTTCATTATCCACAGCGCAGGATATTGCCGAAAAAATCAGAACATCATTACAAAACAGCAAACTAAAGCGCAAAAATAGCAACGAATCGATCGGCACCATTACGTTATCGATCGGTATCGCGGCTCGAAAACAGAGCGACACAATGGAAAGTCTTATCTTACGCGCCGATCAGGCCCTATATAAAGCCAAAAAAACCGGGCGTAACAAAGTTATTTGCGAATGGGCCATGGATGGAATCGGTCATTGTTGA
- a CDS encoding CmpA/NrtA family ABC transporter substrate-binding protein, producing the protein MNSNLVSNDKRRPTILAATAAFLLMASTNAASVENIEKEDLKLGFIKLTDMAPLAIAYEKGYFEDEGLYVQLEAQANWKVLLDRVINGELDGAHMLAGQPLGATIGFGTKADVITAFSMDLNGNAVTVSNDIWQQMKPHVPMQDGKPVHPIKAESLKPVIEKFKAEGKPFNMGMVFPVSTHNYELRYWLAAGGVQPGYYAPPGETVGQLNADVLLSVTPPPQMPATLEAGTIYGYCVGEPWNQQAVFKGIGVPVVTNYEIWRNNPEKVFGVSKTWADKNPNTHLAVVKALIRAAIWLDAENNKNRMEAAKIISDSRYVGADYEVIANSMTGSFEYEKGDVRSLPDFNVFFRYHATYPYYSDAIWFLTQMRRWGQINEYKSDEWFVETAKKVYRPDIYRAAAKELIAEGKAKASDFPPENETGFKPPQADFIDGIVYDGSKPNEYLTKFTIGLKGKEILKDGKISQ; encoded by the coding sequence ATGAACTCAAACTTAGTATCCAACGATAAACGACGACCGACCATATTGGCGGCTACCGCAGCCTTTTTACTTATGGCAAGCACGAATGCTGCTTCGGTAGAAAACATCGAAAAAGAAGACCTGAAATTGGGTTTCATTAAGCTAACCGATATGGCGCCATTAGCCATCGCCTATGAAAAAGGCTATTTCGAAGATGAAGGCCTTTATGTGCAATTAGAAGCCCAAGCTAATTGGAAAGTATTGCTCGACCGCGTCATCAACGGCGAGTTGGACGGCGCGCATATGCTGGCGGGACAACCCTTGGGCGCGACAATAGGCTTCGGCACGAAAGCCGATGTGATTACCGCATTTAGCATGGACCTAAACGGCAATGCCGTGACCGTTTCGAACGACATCTGGCAACAAATGAAACCTCATGTACCAATGCAAGACGGCAAGCCGGTGCATCCAATCAAAGCCGAATCTTTGAAACCGGTGATCGAAAAATTCAAGGCCGAAGGCAAACCGTTCAACATGGGCATGGTATTTCCGGTTTCGACGCATAACTACGAACTGCGTTATTGGCTGGCGGCCGGCGGTGTTCAACCCGGTTATTACGCGCCGCCGGGCGAAACGGTCGGACAACTCAATGCCGATGTGCTGCTGTCGGTCACTCCGCCGCCGCAAATGCCGGCTACGCTCGAAGCCGGCACGATATACGGTTATTGCGTCGGTGAGCCTTGGAACCAGCAAGCGGTGTTCAAAGGCATCGGGGTACCCGTCGTGACCAATTATGAAATTTGGCGAAACAACCCGGAAAAAGTATTCGGTGTCAGTAAAACCTGGGCCGATAAAAACCCGAACACGCATTTGGCAGTCGTCAAGGCACTGATTCGCGCGGCTATTTGGCTCGACGCCGAAAACAATAAGAACCGCATGGAAGCGGCCAAGATTATCTCCGACAGCCGTTATGTCGGCGCCGACTACGAAGTGATTGCTAACAGCATGACCGGATCTTTTGAATATGAAAAAGGCGATGTCCGTTCGCTGCCCGATTTCAATGTATTTTTCCGTTATCACGCCACGTATCCCTATTACAGCGATGCAATCTGGTTTCTGACGCAAATGCGCCGCTGGGGCCAAATCAACGAATACAAATCCGACGAATGGTTCGTAGAAACGGCTAAAAAAGTCTATCGCCCCGATATCTATAGAGCCGCCGCAAAAGAATTGATTGCCGAAGGCAAAGCCAAGGCAAGCGATTTTCCGCCTGAAAACGAAACCGGATTCAAACCGCCGCAAGCCGATTTTATCGACGGCATTGTTTACGACGGCAGCAAACCGAACGAATACCTAACGAAATTCACAATCGGCCTGAAAGGCAAAGAAATATTGAAAGACGGAAAAATCAGCCAATGA
- a CDS encoding ABC transporter permease, with translation MSTTLIKFFNVTGLTWFVPFVKLCAGENPQQQMRQIGLTIIVPILAFVVFLGLWNASAVKIQTSLGAIPGPEAVWQEAQGLIDAHHAERKKMAAFYERQKIRNQQKLARDPQAEIKTRPYTGKPTYFDQILTSLYTVFTGFIIATLIAVPLGILCGMSPVINTAINPMIQIFKPVSPLAWLPIVTLVVSAVYITTDDSWFEKAFLTSAITVTLCSLWPTLINTAVGVSSIDKDLVNVGKVLRLNWSTQIKKIVLPSALPYIFTGMRMSLGVGWMVLIAAEMLAQNPGLGKFIWDEFQNGSSNSLGRIMVAVFTIGIIGFMLDRVMHSLQQAFSFGKTL, from the coding sequence ATGTCGACTACATTAATCAAATTTTTCAACGTGACCGGGCTGACCTGGTTCGTCCCGTTCGTCAAGCTTTGCGCCGGCGAAAATCCGCAGCAGCAAATGCGGCAAATCGGTTTGACGATCATCGTGCCGATACTGGCTTTCGTCGTATTTCTTGGCCTTTGGAATGCCTCGGCCGTAAAAATCCAAACCAGTTTGGGGGCAATCCCGGGACCTGAAGCGGTATGGCAAGAAGCGCAGGGACTGATCGACGCCCATCATGCCGAAAGAAAAAAAATGGCCGCATTCTACGAGCGCCAAAAAATCCGCAATCAACAAAAGTTGGCGCGCGACCCGCAAGCCGAAATCAAAACACGGCCCTATACCGGAAAACCGACTTACTTCGATCAAATTTTGACCAGTCTTTATACCGTATTCACGGGCTTTATCATTGCAACGTTGATTGCTGTGCCGCTCGGTATTCTTTGCGGCATGAGCCCTGTCATCAATACCGCGATCAATCCGATGATTCAGATTTTCAAACCGGTTTCGCCGCTCGCTTGGTTGCCGATTGTGACGCTGGTTGTCAGCGCGGTCTACATCACGACGGACGATTCATGGTTCGAAAAAGCCTTTTTGACCTCGGCGATTACCGTCACGCTATGCTCGTTATGGCCGACGCTGATTAACACCGCGGTCGGCGTATCGTCGATCGACAAGGATTTGGTCAATGTCGGCAAAGTCCTTCGTCTTAACTGGAGCACGCAGATCAAGAAGATCGTACTGCCCTCGGCCTTACCTTATATCTTCACCGGCATGCGCATGTCGCTTGGGGTCGGCTGGATGGTGCTGATCGCAGCCGAAATGCTCGCACAAAACCCCGGCCTCGGAAAGTTTATCTGGGACGAGTTCCAAAACGGCAGCTCGAATTCCTTAGGCCGTATCATGGTCGCGGTATTCACGATTGGTATCATCGGTTTCATGCTGGACCGCGTCATGCATTCGCTGCAACAAGCCTTCTCCTTCGGCAAAACACTCTGA
- a CDS encoding nitrate ABC transporter ATP-binding protein (This model describes the ATP binding subunits of ATP-binding cassette (ABC) transporters for nitrate transport, or for bicarbonate transport, in bacteria and archaea.): MKTSRLLRIDDESIDTPAPAAPLAKVHTLKPFLQLKNVCKSYGEGKSKTPVLKNINLDIEAGEFIAIVGFSGSGKTTLISTIAGLIEADSGEVLKQGRPIKGPGPDRCVVFQNYSLLPWLTVFDNVALAVDQRFKDWPADRRKAHTEKYVRMVNLGAAMTKKPAELSGGMRQRVNVARALAANPDILLLDEPLSALDALTRGKLQDEILAIWQAEKKTVILITNDVDEAIYMADRVIALNPGPGATFGPSFKIPLARPRDRTALNHDETFKKLRAEITRYLMNVGMQKTDATDKENLVLPDVRPNTSNDWKLDISALKPKQNDLGKPRYLEFSQLSKIYPTPDGKSTVKVVDGFDMLAKKGEFISIIGHSGCGKSTVLSMTAGLTDVSEGGIVLDNKEIDSAGPDKGVVFQSPSLFPWLTAFENVMLGVDNVYPHASQSERDDIVEYYLTRVGLADAMDKKAADLSNGMRQRVGIARAFALSPKLLLLDEPFGMLDSLTRWELQEVLMEVWERTHVTAIVVTHDVDEAILLADRVVMMTNGPHAKIGKIETIDLPRPRTRQALLDHPDYYQYRESLLTFLAECEHTH; encoded by the coding sequence ATGAAAACATCCCGACTCTTACGTATCGATGACGAATCAATCGACACGCCGGCACCCGCCGCGCCGTTAGCTAAGGTTCATACCTTGAAACCTTTCCTGCAACTCAAAAACGTTTGCAAATCCTACGGCGAGGGCAAGAGTAAAACGCCGGTATTGAAAAACATCAATCTGGACATCGAGGCAGGCGAATTTATCGCGATCGTCGGTTTTTCCGGCAGCGGCAAGACCACGCTGATTTCAACGATCGCGGGATTGATCGAGGCCGACAGCGGCGAGGTGCTTAAACAAGGCCGGCCGATCAAGGGACCGGGGCCTGACCGTTGCGTGGTCTTTCAAAATTATTCGCTGCTGCCTTGGCTTACCGTATTCGACAATGTCGCACTGGCCGTCGATCAACGCTTCAAGGATTGGCCTGCCGACCGGCGTAAAGCGCATACCGAAAAATACGTACGCATGGTGAATTTGGGGGCGGCAATGACTAAAAAACCGGCCGAACTGTCGGGCGGCATGCGTCAACGCGTCAATGTGGCCCGGGCTTTGGCCGCCAATCCCGATATCTTGTTGTTGGACGAACCCTTGAGCGCACTAGATGCACTGACGCGCGGTAAACTCCAGGACGAAATCCTCGCGATTTGGCAAGCGGAAAAGAAAACCGTCATTTTGATCACGAACGATGTCGACGAAGCCATTTATATGGCCGATCGCGTCATCGCGCTAAATCCCGGGCCCGGCGCGACATTCGGCCCCAGTTTCAAGATACCGTTGGCAAGACCGCGCGACCGAACAGCGCTGAATCACGATGAAACCTTCAAGAAACTTCGCGCCGAAATTACTCGCTACTTGATGAATGTCGGCATGCAAAAAACCGACGCGACCGATAAAGAAAATTTAGTCTTGCCGGATGTTCGGCCCAACACCAGCAACGATTGGAAATTGGACATCTCAGCTTTAAAACCCAAACAAAACGATTTGGGCAAACCTCGTTATCTGGAATTCTCGCAACTCTCGAAAATCTATCCGACACCCGACGGTAAAAGCACGGTCAAGGTTGTAGACGGATTCGACATGTTAGCCAAAAAAGGCGAATTCATCTCGATCATTGGCCATTCGGGCTGCGGTAAATCGACCGTGTTGTCGATGACCGCAGGCCTAACCGACGTTTCCGAAGGCGGTATCGTACTCGACAACAAAGAAATCGACAGTGCCGGTCCGGACAAGGGCGTCGTATTCCAATCGCCCAGCCTATTTCCTTGGTTGACCGCGTTCGAGAACGTCATGCTTGGCGTTGACAACGTTTACCCGCATGCATCGCAATCCGAACGCGATGATATCGTCGAATATTACTTAACCCGCGTCGGACTGGCCGATGCGATGGATAAAAAAGCAGCGGACCTCTCCAACGGCATGCGCCAACGGGTGGGAATCGCCCGCGCCTTTGCCTTGTCGCCGAAACTGTTATTGCTCGACGAACCCTTCGGCATGCTCGATTCTCTGACCCGTTGGGAATTGCAGGAAGTTCTGATGGAAGTCTGGGAACGAACCCATGTCACCGCGATCGTCGTGACCCACGATGTCGATGAAGCCATCTTGCTCGCCGACCGAGTCGTGATGATGACCAACGGCCCGCACGCGAAGATCGGCAAGATCGAAACGATCGACCTACCAAGGCCGCGCACACGACAAGCCTTGCTCGATCACCCGGATTATTACCAGTACCGAGAAAGCCTACTGACCTTTCTGGCCGAATGCGAGCATACGCATTGA
- a CDS encoding alginate export family protein, with protein MLLATALPLKTRRSWHIACSATLIAITSSARAGEFDETIENALKFGQSDGKYGQVTFDLNYRYEHANTEGTPPEPANANTFRLRLGYLSPNVFGWQGFAEYENIFAAQRDYNGVSTGNSRYHVVADPADRHELNQLWLTFNGIPDTLIKGGRQRIKLDDDRFIGNVGWRQMEMTYDSVLVTNTSIADLTIRAGYIGRVRNILSLTDNTELPLLNVNYNFGNLGSTVAYGYWLKYTEDRALFGRSSQTYGIRLIGSPQINEDLALHYTAEYSYQADYQNNPNNFALDRYNLMGGLTLFGITAKAAMEQLNGNGRNAFQTPLGTNHAFQGWADRFLATPADGIRDVNFTLGSSVLGANLMFVYHNFTDDSGSIDYGNEYDFQVTKAFGKHYSVLLKYAYYAADANAPAFAQNDTQKVWVQGNISF; from the coding sequence ATGCTATTAGCTACCGCTTTACCGCTTAAAACCCGAAGGTCTTGGCATATCGCCTGTTCGGCAACATTAATCGCAATAACATCGTCCGCCCGGGCCGGCGAATTTGACGAAACGATCGAAAACGCACTCAAGTTCGGACAAAGCGACGGTAAATACGGTCAAGTCACTTTCGACCTAAACTATCGTTACGAACACGCCAACACCGAAGGCACCCCGCCGGAACCGGCCAATGCCAATACCTTTCGCTTACGTCTAGGGTATTTGAGTCCGAATGTATTCGGTTGGCAAGGCTTCGCCGAATACGAGAATATCTTTGCTGCGCAACGCGATTACAATGGCGTATCGACCGGCAACAGCCGTTATCATGTTGTCGCCGACCCGGCCGACCGGCACGAATTGAATCAACTCTGGCTCACTTTTAACGGTATTCCGGATACATTGATCAAGGGCGGACGGCAACGCATCAAGCTGGATGACGACCGTTTCATCGGTAACGTCGGTTGGCGGCAAATGGAGATGACCTACGATTCTGTGCTGGTGACGAACACGTCGATTGCCGATTTGACGATTCGGGCCGGCTATATCGGCAGGGTCCGAAACATTCTTTCGTTGACCGACAACACCGAACTGCCTTTACTCAACGTCAATTACAACTTCGGTAATTTGGGCAGTACCGTTGCTTACGGTTACTGGTTGAAATATACCGAAGACAGGGCGTTGTTCGGCCGCTCCAGCCAGACCTACGGTATTAGATTGATCGGTTCGCCGCAAATCAACGAAGACTTGGCACTGCATTACACGGCCGAATACAGCTATCAAGCCGATTATCAAAACAATCCGAACAACTTCGCATTGGATCGCTACAACCTGATGGGCGGCTTGACGCTATTCGGCATCACTGCAAAAGCGGCGATGGAACAACTTAACGGCAACGGGCGCAATGCCTTCCAAACGCCGCTCGGCACTAACCATGCCTTTCAAGGCTGGGCCGACCGATTTCTGGCAACGCCGGCCGACGGTATTCGGGACGTCAACTTCACCTTGGGCAGCAGCGTGCTCGGCGCCAATTTAATGTTCGTCTATCACAACTTCACCGACGACAGCGGTAGTATCGATTACGGCAACGAATACGATTTCCAAGTCACCAAAGCCTTCGGCAAGCACTATTCCGTCTTGCTGAAGTACGCCTATTACGCCGCCGATGCCAACGCCCCCGCTTTTGCCCAAAACGACACGCAAAAGGTTTGGGTACAGGGCAACATTTCTTTTTAA
- a CDS encoding FAD-dependent oxidoreductase: MKQKLVVIGNGMAGMRTVEALTESAPDLYDITVFGAEPYGNYNRILLTPVLYGEKRIDDIMIHDFAWYRKHHITLHCGPDKTVVDVDRSRRRVIAKDGTEASYDRLLIATGSLPLILPIPGRDTEGVMSFREIADVETMIAKSRSKRHAIVLGGGLLGLEAANGLKQRGMHVTVINRADHLLNRQLDNEAGDLLKAQLEAKGLHFKLGCTIENIISRNGHVSEVDLSDGSSLPADLLIMATGIKPNIALAKTIGLDCEQGIVVDDTMQTSDSNIYSVGECVQHRGELFGLVAPVYEQAKVCARQLSHRSDARYQSLLPVTRLKVTGIDLFSAGDFNGGEHYEQIVFKDPALYIYKKLVIKNRRIAGILLYGDTGDSAWYLDCLKNGTDISPYRDFLIFGRPTLSIAA, from the coding sequence ATGAAACAAAAACTGGTCGTCATCGGCAACGGCATGGCGGGCATGCGCACCGTCGAAGCCTTGACCGAATCGGCACCCGACTTATACGACATCACCGTGTTCGGCGCCGAACCTTACGGGAATTACAACCGCATCCTGCTGACGCCGGTCTTGTACGGCGAAAAACGGATCGATGACATCATGATTCACGACTTCGCTTGGTATCGAAAACACCATATCACCTTGCATTGCGGCCCGGATAAAACCGTCGTCGATGTCGACCGGAGCCGCCGCCGCGTGATCGCAAAGGACGGCACGGAAGCTTCTTACGACCGGTTATTGATCGCAACCGGTTCGCTGCCGTTGATTCTACCGATTCCGGGCCGCGACACCGAAGGCGTGATGAGTTTCCGAGAAATCGCCGATGTCGAAACGATGATCGCAAAAAGCCGAAGCAAACGGCACGCCATCGTACTCGGCGGCGGCTTGTTGGGCTTGGAAGCCGCCAACGGTCTTAAGCAGCGCGGCATGCATGTGACCGTCATCAATCGCGCCGATCATTTATTGAATCGCCAACTCGATAACGAGGCCGGCGATCTCTTGAAAGCGCAGCTCGAAGCCAAGGGCCTGCATTTCAAGCTGGGTTGCACGATCGAAAACATCATCAGCCGAAACGGCCATGTCTCGGAAGTCGATTTGAGCGACGGTAGTTCTCTACCCGCTGACCTACTGATCATGGCAACCGGTATCAAGCCGAATATCGCGCTCGCAAAAACCATCGGTCTCGACTGCGAACAAGGCATCGTCGTCGACGACACGATGCAAACCAGCGACTCTAATATCTATTCGGTCGGCGAATGCGTGCAGCATCGGGGCGAATTATTCGGCCTGGTCGCGCCGGTGTACGAGCAAGCCAAAGTCTGTGCCAGGCAATTGAGTCATCGAAGCGATGCGCGTTATCAAAGCTTATTACCGGTAACCCGGCTCAAGGTGACCGGCATCGATCTGTTTTCGGCGGGCGATTTCAATGGCGGCGAACACTACGAGCAGATCGTTTTCAAGGATCCTGCCCTGTATATCTATAAAAAACTGGTCATCAAGAACCGGCGTATCGCCGGCATCTTGCTTTATGGCGATACCGGCGATTCGGCTTGGTATCTCGATTGTTTAAAAAACGGTACCGATATTTCGCCGTACCGCGATTTTTTAATTTTCGGGCGCCCAACCTTGTCGATTGCCGCGTGA